From the genome of Chroicocephalus ridibundus chromosome 1, bChrRid1.1, whole genome shotgun sequence, one region includes:
- the VAMP1 gene encoding vesicle-associated membrane protein 1, producing the protein MSDPAQQPAPGAPEGGAPGGGPPGPPPNLSSNRRLQQTQAQVEEVVDIMRVNVDKVLERDQKLSELDDRADALQAGASQFESSAAKLKRKYWWKNCKMMIMMGVICAIVVVVIVIYFFT; encoded by the exons AT GTCTGACCCAGCTCAGCAACCTGCTCCCGGGGCCCCTGAAGGGGGAGCCCCTGGTGGGGGCCCCCCTGGGCCACCCCCCAATCTGAGCAGTAACCGCCGGCTGCAGCAGACGCAGGCCCAAGTGGAGGAG GTGGTTGATATAATGCGTGTAAATGTAGACAAAGTGCTGGAACGAGACCAGAAACTGTCAGAGCTAGATGACCGGGCAGATGCACTTCAGGCTGGTGCCTCACAATTTGAAAGTAGCGCGGCAAAACTCAAAAGGAAGTACTGGTGGAAGAACTGCAAG ATGATGATCATGATGGGAGTGATTTGTGCCATTGTGGTGGTGGTGATTGTAA TCTACTTTTTTACTTGA
- the MRPL51 gene encoding large ribosomal subunit protein mL51, which produces MALELVRAAGRALLGRASPLLQAERSISGGRERWGPVRPGLPVPLSSPLAGLTRAIRIKEPPKPKQVDRWTEKRALFGVYDNVGILGDFQIHPKNLIKGPKWLRGWKGNELQRCIRKKQVVGDRMFVEDYHKLNKRIRYLYRRFNRTGKHR; this is translated from the exons ATGGCGTTGGAGCTGgtgcgggcggcggggcgagcCCTGCTGGGCCGGGCCTCGCCCCTGCTCCAGGCCGAGCGGAGCATTAGCGGCGGAAGGGAGCGCTGGGGGCCCGTGCGGCCCGGCCTCCCcgtgcccctctcctccccgctggCCGGGCTCACCCGGGCCATCCGCATCAAGGAGCCCCCGAAGCCCAAGCAGGTGGATCGGTGGACGGAAAAACGGGCCTTGTTCGGGGTCTACGACAACGTGGGGATCCTGG GTGACTTCCAGATCCATCCGAAGAACCTCATCAAAGGGCCCAAGTGGCTGCGAGGCTGGAAGGGGAACGAGCTGCAGAGGTGCATCCGCAAGAAGCAGGTGGTGGGAGATCGGATGTTTGTAGAGGACTATCACAAACTCAACAAGAGGATCCGGTACTTGTACAGGCGCTTCAATCGTACCGGGAAGCACCGCTAG